ATACAGTTTTACCCCCGACTCCCGAAATATCATTATTTCTTACGGCGGCAAAATCTGGCGTGTAGCCGTTGATGGCAGTGAACCCCTAAATATTCCCTTCACCGCCGATGTGAATTTGGCCCTGGGTCCCGAAGTGCGGTTTGACTACAAAATCGATGACGAGCCTAAATTTATTGCCCGACAAATCAGAGAGGCGGTGCCGTCTGCCGATGGTAAAAAAATCGCATTCACCGCGCTCGATAAACTTTGGGTCATGAATTTAAATGGGGCGCCAAAACGCCTGACCAAATCTAATGTTGGCGAACACTACCCGGTCTGGTCACCGGATGGAAAATGGATCGCCTACGTAACCTGGTCAGACGAAGTGGGCGGGCATATTAACAAAGTCAGAGCCACCGGCGGTAATCCAGTTCAGCTCACAAACATGGCCGCAGTTTACCGGCAGTTAGCCTGGTCGCCGGACGGCAGACGCATCGTCGCGATTCGAGCATCAGCCCGCGATCTGCAGGAATCCATCGCCTTTTTTCTGGGCGGGCTTGCTGAGCAGTTTATCTACGTTCCTTCTCAAGGCGGCAGCGTCACCGTTATTGCCCCAACTGAGGGACGAAGGGCGCCGCATTTCACCCAGGATGCAAATCGTATTTATGCATATAGTTCGAGTGACGGTCTTATTTCAATGCGCTGGGACGGCACCGATATCAAGAAACATGTTAAAGTAACCGGTGAAAAGCTTCCCGGTTCAACAGATCCTATTTCAGCAAGTTTGATTTTAAAAGCGCCGACAGGAGATCAAGCCCTGGCCCAGGTAGATAATCATTTATATGCTGTCACCGTCCCATATGTTGGTGGAGACACACCAGCCATCAGTGTGTCAAAGCCGGAGAAGTCGGCCTTTCCTGTCAGAAAGTTAACTGAAATCGGCGGTCAATTTCCGGCCTGGAGCGCAAACGCCAAAAAGATTCACTGGTCGATGGGCAATGCCTTTGTAACCTACGACCTGGAACAGGCGCAGGCATTTGATGACAGTTTGGAAGCGGCGGCAAAAGCGGACACCACAAGTGAAGAGGAGGAGGAAAAAAAGAAGGACAAGAAAGATAAACCCAAGTACAAACCGGATGAACAACGAATTGAAATTATGGCAACCCGGGATATTCCCAGGGGCGATCTGGTTCTAAGAGGCGCGCGGGTTATTACCATGAAGAATCATGAGATTATTGAAGATGCGGATATTTTGATTAAGAATCATCGCATAGAAGCCGTTGGTGAGCGCGGCGAGGTTGAGGTACCGGAAGGCGCCAAAATAATAGAAGTTTCGGGCAAAACTATCATCCCCGGTTTCGTCGATACGCACGCGCACATGAGGCCTTCCCGGAATGTGCATAACACTCAAGTCTGGACCTATCTGGCAAATCTTGCGTATGGCGTGACCACCACCCGCGATCCCCAAACCGGAACCACCGATGTCCTTTCTTACGCAGACCTTGTCGAGACCGGCAACATGATCGGGCCGCGTATTTATTCAACCGGACCAGGGGTATTTTGGCGGGAGCCCATCAAGGATTTGGATCACGCCCGAAATGTGCTGCGGCGCTACAGCGATTACTACGATACCAAGACTTTTAAAATGTACATGAGCGGCAACCGGCAGCAGCGGCAATGGCTTATTATGGCGGCAAAAGAACTGGAGCTGATGCCGACAACCGAAGGCGGCCTGGATTTTAAGCTTAATCTGACTCATGCAATTGACGGCTATTCCGGACTGGAACATGCGTTGCCAATCACGCCAATTTACAGCGACATTGTAAAGCTTTTTGTAAAATCCGGTATCACATACTCACCGACTCTGCTTGTTTCTTACGGGGGTCCTTTTGCCGAAAATTATTACTACGCTACCGAAAACGTCTTTGGGGATGCGAAACTCCGACATTTTACTCCGCATACGGAACTGGCATCAAAATCGTTGCGTAGAGGCAGCCGGCCGGGTTCGGCTGGCTGGTTCCACCGGAATGAACATGTCTTTGACAAACACGCAAAGTTCGTTGCAGATTTAATTGCTGCCGGAGGACGTGCCGGAGTAGGCGCTCACGGCCAGCTTCAGGGACTTGGTTACCATTGGGAACTTTGGTCGATCCAATCGGGCGGGCTGTCCGAACATGACGCCCTGCGGGTGGCCACCATTTATGGCGCAGAAGCAATTGGCTTTGGTAACGACCTCGGTTCAATTGAACCCGGTAAATTAGCCGATTTGATAATTCTAAACCAAAATCCCCTGGAAAATATTCGCAACACAAATAGTGTAAAATACGTGATGAAAAACGGCCGGCTTTACAACGGAGACACTTTAGATGAAGTCTGGCCTCGCCAGCAAGCGCTACCGAAACCCTATTGGCAAGACAGGGCGCCAAATACCAAGGCCGGTATAAAATGAAAATTTTTTATTTTTTCCTTGTATTATTGGGTCAGATTGCTTTAAATTGCAGATATTTCCATTCGGAAGTATAAAAAGGCCCCAAACTAATTTAACTCATTTGAAGGGAGGACGCTATGATTGGTTTATTACTTTTCTTGGTTCTCGGTCTTGCTGCCGGCTGGTTGGCCGGTAAAATTATGGGGAAAGGTTTCGGGTTAATTGGAAATCTCGTTATCGGTGTTGTCGGCGCTTTTCTCGGCTCTTTCCTCTATAATAAAATTACTAGCTCTGCAGTGGCCTGGGGTGAATTCAGTCTCATGGGTCTTGTAACAGCCGTGGTAGGCGCAATGCTGCTTTTATGGGTGGTAAGTCTCGTTAAAAAGAGCTCATCATAAAAAAATAAAAGGCAATGAAGTATCTTTAGTTTCGACTATGTTTTATCAAATGACCATCTGAATCAGTTCGGATGATCGTTTGGGGCCTTTTTTATTTTTTTAAACTTTGTACGAAATTAGAGCAATCGTAAATATTTGAGCCAGTCTATTTTTTTAGTTTACCCGCAACTTTTTTATAAAGATTTTTTAAATCTTC
This region of candidate division KSB1 bacterium genomic DNA includes:
- a CDS encoding GlsB/YeaQ/YmgE family stress response membrane protein translates to MGLLLFLVLGLAAGWLAGKIMGKGFGLIGNLVIGVVGAFLGSFLYNKITSSAVAWGEFSLMGLVTAVVGAMLLLWVVSLVKKSSS
- a CDS encoding PD40 domain-containing protein yields the protein MNTRNRFLVIFLTLLFSVTLANSTPGFAQEEETKAAEEDSTKKEKKGLPLEPGRTLEFTAEEGSWISLDVSPDGKTIVFDLLGDLYSMPISGGSATRLTSGMAYDVQPRFSPNGERVVFISDSSGSENVWTLDLKSKERNQLTKGKTDFHLSPEWTPDGNYIVASKATARFGAAKLWLFHLDGGSGVQLIKIKSEKDKPRNQQLKTIGAAFGKDARYIWYAQRRGDWQYNAIFPQYQLARYDRDTGKSTVMTSRFGSAIRPALSPDGKLLVYATRYEHQTGLRIRELATGDEKWLAYPVQRDDQEARATMDAFPGYSFTPDSRNIIISYGGKIWRVAVDGSEPLNIPFTADVNLALGPEVRFDYKIDDEPKFIARQIREAVPSADGKKIAFTALDKLWVMNLNGAPKRLTKSNVGEHYPVWSPDGKWIAYVTWSDEVGGHINKVRATGGNPVQLTNMAAVYRQLAWSPDGRRIVAIRASARDLQESIAFFLGGLAEQFIYVPSQGGSVTVIAPTEGRRAPHFTQDANRIYAYSSSDGLISMRWDGTDIKKHVKVTGEKLPGSTDPISASLILKAPTGDQALAQVDNHLYAVTVPYVGGDTPAISVSKPEKSAFPVRKLTEIGGQFPAWSANAKKIHWSMGNAFVTYDLEQAQAFDDSLEAAAKADTTSEEEEEKKKDKKDKPKYKPDEQRIEIMATRDIPRGDLVLRGARVITMKNHEIIEDADILIKNHRIEAVGERGEVEVPEGAKIIEVSGKTIIPGFVDTHAHMRPSRNVHNTQVWTYLANLAYGVTTTRDPQTGTTDVLSYADLVETGNMIGPRIYSTGPGVFWREPIKDLDHARNVLRRYSDYYDTKTFKMYMSGNRQQRQWLIMAAKELELMPTTEGGLDFKLNLTHAIDGYSGLEHALPITPIYSDIVKLFVKSGITYSPTLLVSYGGPFAENYYYATENVFGDAKLRHFTPHTELASKSLRRGSRPGSAGWFHRNEHVFDKHAKFVADLIAAGGRAGVGAHGQLQGLGYHWELWSIQSGGLSEHDALRVATIYGAEAIGFGNDLGSIEPGKLADLIILNQNPLENIRNTNSVKYVMKNGRLYNGDTLDEVWPRQQALPKPYWQDRAPNTKAGIK